In Streptomyces sp. NBC_00448, the following are encoded in one genomic region:
- a CDS encoding DUF5134 domain-containing protein, giving the protein MIAAHGLRWILTVLFAAVTLLSVARALRPGQARAAAERTTHALHALMGTAMAVMVWPRGMDVPATPQAVFFLLAAAWFVVAALLRGRWIWRGPGEAGHPRTHVVLHAVMMGGMAWMLLAMPDDMSSGPSPAGGSGAMADMPGMDMSGPGGGMSMQLHGTSHSVAVVLLVVFVVMGLWWLSRAFDTARLAPAVPEPPAVGPAVPGTHREESALLRGAVDAGCHGAMAFGMAVMLLAMV; this is encoded by the coding sequence GTGATCGCCGCGCACGGACTCCGCTGGATACTGACCGTCCTGTTCGCCGCGGTGACGCTGCTCAGCGTGGCACGGGCGCTGCGCCCGGGCCAGGCGCGCGCGGCGGCCGAGCGGACCACGCACGCCCTCCATGCGCTGATGGGCACAGCGATGGCGGTCATGGTCTGGCCCCGGGGCATGGACGTGCCCGCCACCCCGCAGGCCGTCTTCTTCCTCCTCGCCGCCGCGTGGTTCGTGGTGGCGGCGCTGCTGCGCGGCCGGTGGATCTGGCGAGGCCCGGGGGAGGCAGGGCACCCGCGCACCCATGTCGTCCTGCACGCGGTGATGATGGGTGGGATGGCCTGGATGCTGCTCGCCATGCCCGACGACATGAGCAGCGGCCCGTCCCCGGCAGGCGGTTCCGGCGCGATGGCGGACATGCCGGGGATGGACATGTCCGGTCCGGGCGGGGGCATGTCGATGCAACTCCACGGCACTTCCCACAGCGTGGCCGTCGTGCTCCTCGTCGTCTTCGTGGTCATGGGCCTGTGGTGGCTCTCGCGGGCCTTCGACACCGCCCGACTCGCCCCGGCGGTGCCGGAGCCCCCTGCTGTCGGGCCCGCCGTCCCAGGGACCCACCGGGAGGAATCCGCCTTGCTCCGCGGGGCCGTGGACGCCGGCTGCCACGGCGCGATGGCCTTCGGTATGGCTGTGATGCTCCTCGCCATGGTGTGA
- a CDS encoding ferritin-like domain-containing protein, with amino-acid sequence MAAVSAASAGPLAAPVSAASLPPVPPGAATGGRSVARLLSVAERERDLGWIRTALQVAVELELSTIPPYLCGWWSVKDRGSQAARLIRRIIDDEMYHLGVVCNLLVAVGGQPQIKAAAPVYPGPLPGGVRAGVTVYLSGLTRSFVHDVMMAIEAPELPLARVGDVSSSIGVFYGELQRAFRAEAPTLASAGQLAARVGSDDLKPLESVDDVERAIEIVKEQGEGTTGSPDEAFQDDQPAHYYAFGEIYHGRCLQKTDGVWEFTGDAVPFPDVRPMAVVPAGGWQDPSPQVAQLLNSFDTGYHEVLNSLETAWSGGGARSLGAAVHAMRGLEPSAVELMETAIPDTSSTYGPQFSPPALPVNASRRGR; translated from the coding sequence GTGGCGGCGGTGTCCGCGGCGTCCGCAGGTCCGCTCGCGGCCCCCGTGTCCGCCGCTTCGCTGCCGCCTGTTCCACCAGGCGCAGCGACTGGCGGCCGATCCGTCGCACGTCTGCTGTCGGTTGCCGAGCGCGAGCGGGACCTCGGCTGGATCAGGACGGCCCTGCAGGTTGCGGTGGAACTCGAACTGTCGACCATCCCGCCGTACCTGTGCGGCTGGTGGTCGGTGAAGGACCGGGGAAGCCAGGCCGCGCGGCTGATCCGGCGGATCATCGACGACGAGATGTACCACCTGGGTGTGGTGTGCAACCTGCTGGTCGCGGTGGGTGGGCAGCCGCAGATCAAGGCTGCGGCGCCGGTCTATCCGGGGCCCCTGCCCGGAGGGGTACGTGCCGGGGTCACCGTGTACCTCTCGGGCCTGACAAGGTCCTTTGTGCACGACGTGATGATGGCCATCGAGGCCCCGGAACTCCCGCTGGCCCGCGTCGGCGATGTCTCGTCGAGCATCGGTGTCTTCTACGGCGAACTGCAGCGCGCGTTCCGGGCCGAGGCTCCTACGCTGGCGTCAGCTGGGCAGTTGGCGGCACGCGTCGGGTCCGACGATCTGAAGCCGCTGGAAAGCGTCGACGACGTCGAGAGAGCCATCGAGATCGTCAAGGAGCAGGGCGAGGGCACGACGGGCTCTCCGGATGAGGCGTTCCAGGATGACCAGCCGGCGCACTACTACGCGTTCGGCGAGATCTACCACGGAAGGTGCCTGCAGAAGACCGACGGCGTTTGGGAGTTCACCGGCGACGCGGTCCCGTTCCCCGATGTCCGCCCTATGGCCGTGGTACCGGCCGGAGGCTGGCAGGACCCGTCGCCTCAGGTCGCGCAGCTCCTGAACAGCTTCGACACCGGATACCACGAGGTCCTGAACTCTCTGGAGACGGCCTGGTCCGGTGGCGGGGCGCGCAGCCTGGGCGCTGCGGTGCATGCCATGCGCGGACTGGAGCCGTCTGCGGTGGAACTCATGGAGACGGCGATCCCCGACACGTCGAGTACCTACGGTCCTCAGTTCAGTCCTCCCGCTCTTCCGGTGAACGCGAGCCGTCGCGGTCGCTGA
- a CDS encoding cytochrome c oxidase assembly protein translates to MPGKSNTGMSGPMWMPQAPPTLGRLLAWHPQPVPVEAVACLLALLLYGAAVVRLRRRGDRWPLHRSAAWLAGVATVATVTCTGIGGYGMALFSVHMVQHMVLSMLSPILVLLGAPVTLALRALPAAAGGRTGPRELLVRLLHSRFTQVVSSPLFTLPLFIASLYALYFTPLFDWAMSTWLGHEWMLAHFLATGLLFFWPIMGIDPAPRRPSHLMRMLELFIGMPFHAFFGIAVMMSSGLLVGYFAHPPASWHISALSDQSTGGGIAWAFSEVPTLLVLLALLAQWFASDRRTAARSDRQALRDDDAELTSYNAYLTRLAAADQRHAG, encoded by the coding sequence ATGCCAGGCAAGAGCAACACCGGCATGAGCGGCCCGATGTGGATGCCACAGGCACCGCCGACCCTCGGACGCCTCCTGGCCTGGCACCCGCAACCGGTGCCGGTCGAAGCGGTGGCCTGCCTGCTGGCGCTGCTGCTGTACGGTGCCGCGGTCGTACGGCTGCGGCGCCGCGGCGACCGCTGGCCACTGCACCGCAGCGCCGCGTGGCTCGCGGGCGTCGCCACGGTCGCGACCGTGACCTGCACCGGGATCGGCGGCTACGGCATGGCCCTGTTCAGCGTCCACATGGTCCAGCACATGGTGCTGTCGATGCTCTCCCCGATCCTGGTGCTCCTCGGTGCGCCCGTCACGCTCGCCCTGCGCGCGCTGCCGGCCGCGGCGGGCGGCCGCACCGGCCCGCGCGAGCTCCTCGTCCGCCTGCTGCACAGCCGCTTCACGCAAGTGGTCTCCTCCCCGCTGTTCACGCTGCCGCTGTTCATCGCCAGCCTCTACGCCCTCTACTTCACCCCGCTGTTCGACTGGGCCATGAGCACCTGGCTCGGCCACGAGTGGATGCTCGCCCACTTCCTCGCCACCGGGCTGCTGTTCTTCTGGCCGATCATGGGCATCGACCCCGCCCCACGGCGGCCCAGCCACCTCATGCGGATGCTGGAACTGTTCATCGGCATGCCCTTCCACGCCTTCTTCGGCATCGCCGTGATGATGTCCAGCGGCCTGCTCGTCGGCTACTTCGCCCACCCGCCCGCCAGTTGGCACATCAGCGCGCTGAGCGACCAGTCCACCGGCGGCGGCATCGCCTGGGCGTTCAGCGAGGTCCCCACCCTGCTCGTCCTGCTGGCCCTGCTCGCCCAGTGGTTCGCCTCCGACCGCCGCACCGCGGCCCGCTCCGACCGCCAAGCGCTCCGCGACGACGACGCCGAGCTCACCTCCTACAACGCCTACCTGACCCGCCTCGCCGCCGCCGACCAGCGGCACGCGGGCTGA
- a CDS encoding copper chaperone PCu(A)C has translation MNHRTVSAVAVVLVAATAALTGCSHSSSAGSATGRPRLHVSGAYVPRPPLTDMATGYFTVTNTGSAADALTGVTSDLAPMVSLHVTTDTDAMKGVSSLPIPAHGSLVLKTGGNHLMLMNLTERPAVGRQVTFHLRFAHSGPVTVKAPVEPATYQPKS, from the coding sequence GTGAACCACCGCACCGTCTCAGCCGTCGCGGTCGTGCTCGTCGCCGCCACGGCCGCCCTGACCGGCTGCTCCCACTCCTCCTCTGCGGGTTCGGCCACCGGCCGCCCCCGCCTCCACGTCTCCGGCGCCTACGTGCCCCGGCCGCCGCTCACGGACATGGCGACCGGTTACTTCACCGTCACCAACACCGGCTCGGCCGCCGACGCGCTGACCGGCGTCACCAGCGACCTCGCACCGATGGTGTCGCTGCACGTCACGACCGACACCGACGCGATGAAAGGAGTCTCGTCGCTGCCCATACCCGCTCACGGCTCGCTCGTGCTGAAGACCGGCGGCAACCACCTGATGCTCATGAACCTCACGGAACGGCCCGCCGTCGGCCGGCAGGTCACCTTCCACCTGCGGTTCGCCCACTCCGGACCGGTCACAGTCAAAGCGCCGGTCGAACCGGCCACCTACCAGCCCAAGAGCTGA
- a CDS encoding SCO family protein, with the protein MRHHRPTAAAVALAAVCALAGCSGSSDSGPVAKISTPPSSSTHGAIVFDTPFPKPALDLTDQDGKRYDLVRRTAGRPLLLYFGYTHCPDVCPTTMADLAGAVQRLPTGSPRPTVVFVTTDPQRDTPGRLKQWLREFDPHFVGLTGDFGTIQRAARGLGIGVSAPVRNADGSESVTHGAEVVVFSPKDDKAHLLYPSGTPESRFAADLPRLVQGATP; encoded by the coding sequence ATGCGTCACCACCGTCCGACCGCCGCCGCGGTCGCGCTCGCAGCCGTGTGCGCCCTCGCAGGGTGCAGCGGCTCTTCCGACAGCGGACCCGTCGCCAAGATCTCGACCCCGCCGTCCTCGTCGACTCACGGGGCCATCGTCTTCGACACGCCGTTCCCGAAACCCGCCCTGGATCTGACCGACCAGGACGGCAAGCGCTACGACCTGGTCCGGCGGACCGCCGGACGACCGCTGCTGCTGTACTTCGGCTACACCCACTGCCCCGACGTGTGCCCGACGACCATGGCCGACCTGGCCGGAGCCGTCCAACGGCTGCCGACCGGCAGCCCGCGCCCGACGGTCGTCTTCGTCACGACCGACCCGCAGCGTGACACTCCTGGCCGGCTCAAGCAGTGGCTTCGGGAGTTCGACCCCCATTTCGTGGGCCTGACCGGCGACTTCGGCACCATCCAGCGCGCCGCGCGCGGCCTCGGCATCGGTGTCTCGGCGCCGGTCCGCAACGCCGACGGAAGCGAGAGCGTCACCCACGGCGCCGAAGTCGTCGTCTTCTCCCCCAAGGACGACAAGGCACACCTGCTCTATCCCTCCGGCACGCCCGAGAGCCGCTTCGCCGCCGACCTGCCCCGCCTCGTCCAGGGAGCCACCCCGTGA
- a CDS encoding ABC transporter ATP-binding protein, whose protein sequence is MSDVSVRIGPRTLIDEVDLTIAEGSFVAIVGPNGAGKSTLLRTIYRAVRPDAGAVVIGDTDVWTARPRDVARLRAVVTQHQAAADGLLVRDIVATGRFARQRWYQRDGHGDHDAVDTALDRCRVGHLAQRTFQTLSGGERQRVLLARALAQDAPVLLLDEPTNHLDITAQLDTLTLLADLPVTRIAVLHDLDHAVAYADTLVVMHQGVLVAKGSPEEALTPDLAERVFRVRAQVVDHPITSRPHLVVAPLSPDKAERPTDRRGPPDERRDRS, encoded by the coding sequence GTGAGCGACGTCAGCGTGCGCATCGGTCCGCGTACGCTCATCGACGAGGTCGACCTGACCATCGCCGAAGGCTCGTTCGTCGCGATCGTAGGCCCCAACGGAGCAGGCAAGTCGACGCTGCTGCGCACCATCTACCGAGCGGTGCGCCCCGACGCCGGAGCCGTGGTCATCGGCGACACCGACGTATGGACGGCCCGACCACGCGATGTCGCCCGCCTGCGCGCGGTCGTCACCCAGCACCAAGCGGCAGCCGACGGCCTCCTCGTGCGCGACATCGTGGCGACCGGCCGGTTCGCCCGCCAACGCTGGTACCAACGCGACGGCCACGGCGACCACGACGCCGTGGACACCGCGCTCGACCGCTGCCGTGTCGGCCACCTCGCCCAACGGACGTTCCAGACACTGTCCGGCGGTGAGCGACAGCGCGTGCTGCTCGCCCGAGCCCTGGCACAGGACGCTCCCGTGCTGCTGCTCGACGAACCCACCAACCACCTCGACATCACCGCGCAGCTCGACACCCTCACGTTGCTCGCCGACCTGCCGGTGACCCGTATCGCCGTGCTGCACGACCTCGACCACGCCGTGGCCTACGCCGACACCCTGGTCGTGATGCACCAGGGAGTCCTCGTCGCAAAGGGATCACCCGAAGAGGCACTCACCCCGGATCTCGCCGAGCGGGTCTTCCGCGTCCGCGCACAGGTCGTGGACCACCCCATCACCAGTCGCCCACACCTCGTCGTCGCGCCGCTGTCCCCCGACAAGGCGGAGCGCCCAACAGACCGCCGGGGTCCGCCCGACGAGCGGCGTGACAGGAGCTGA
- a CDS encoding FecCD family ABC transporter permease: MAVTACLLVAGLMVAMVAGVCLGSVHLGVGDVLGAVGDNLTGRASRVDPIDQYIIWDLRVPRVLLAALVGAALALAGTALQGLVRNPLADPYVIGVSSGGTLGAVLVMAYGTTALAGLSVSVAAFAGAVVVLVAVFAFAQISGTFTDSRLVLAGVALSYVTTAITSFVQLQAQPDQISGILFWTLGSVAAARWSNVLLPLIVTVLCGGWLLTRGRGLNALALGDDDATAVGVDIRTFRLGLLVVAALLTAVSVSNAGGVGFVGLIVPQTVRLVVGGDHRRLLPLSAVAGALLLVCVDLVARTVASPAELPLTIFTSLIGGPLFLMMMRRKPAEQG, translated from the coding sequence GTGGCCGTCACCGCCTGTCTGCTGGTCGCCGGCCTGATGGTCGCGATGGTGGCCGGCGTGTGCCTCGGCAGCGTTCACCTCGGTGTCGGCGACGTGCTGGGGGCCGTCGGGGACAACCTGACTGGACGGGCCTCGCGGGTGGACCCGATCGACCAGTACATCATCTGGGATCTGCGGGTGCCGCGCGTGCTGCTGGCCGCGCTGGTGGGCGCCGCGCTCGCGCTGGCCGGAACCGCCCTGCAGGGGCTGGTGCGCAATCCGCTGGCCGATCCCTACGTGATCGGGGTCTCCTCCGGCGGAACGCTCGGCGCCGTGCTGGTGATGGCCTACGGCACGACCGCACTCGCGGGGCTGTCGGTGTCCGTGGCCGCGTTCGCCGGAGCGGTGGTCGTGCTCGTCGCGGTGTTCGCCTTCGCCCAGATCTCCGGGACCTTCACGGATTCCCGGCTCGTGCTGGCCGGCGTCGCGCTCAGCTACGTCACCACCGCGATCACCAGCTTCGTACAACTGCAGGCCCAACCGGACCAGATCAGCGGCATCCTCTTCTGGACACTGGGCAGCGTCGCCGCTGCCCGGTGGAGCAACGTCCTGCTGCCGCTGATCGTCACCGTGCTGTGCGGCGGATGGCTGCTCACGCGCGGCCGCGGCCTCAACGCCCTGGCTCTCGGCGACGACGACGCGACGGCGGTGGGCGTCGACATCCGGACGTTCCGCCTGGGACTGCTGGTCGTGGCCGCGCTGCTCACGGCGGTCTCGGTCAGCAACGCCGGCGGCGTGGGCTTCGTCGGCCTGATCGTCCCGCAGACGGTGCGGCTCGTCGTAGGCGGCGACCACCGCCGACTGCTACCGCTGTCGGCCGTGGCCGGCGCGCTGCTGCTGGTCTGTGTCGATCTGGTCGCGCGCACCGTGGCCAGCCCGGCCGAGCTTCCGTTGACGATCTTCACCTCGCTCATCGGGGGACCGCTGTTCCTCATGATGATGCGACGGAAACCAGCCGAACAGGGGTGA
- a CDS encoding ABC transporter substrate-binding protein: MVILNGVSVGEVESFIELGLQKTIIANTQNYGVSDIPGMQQQIAALPKGGLTMNQNYGVPAEQLIAAKPDLVVSPYAGGFDSKSGFATREELAKLGIRTIVTPANCANGNPEATAAEKQFYNKAGVTTSFDFLNLLGRIFDVPDKAASVVSGEKATLARVAKAVAPDKDVRGLIAGPGATPDAPYVWTGGVFDDVLRRAGVTNAFAGQPREATISAEQLAKADVGILVLFVDGSVDAPSAAARIFAEHPLWAASKAKRYVVVHDGMYFGPAAVDGVEKVARAAHPDAF; encoded by the coding sequence GTGGTGATCCTCAACGGGGTCTCCGTGGGCGAGGTGGAGTCCTTCATCGAGCTGGGCCTGCAGAAGACGATCATCGCCAACACGCAGAACTACGGTGTCTCCGACATTCCCGGTATGCAGCAGCAGATAGCCGCCCTGCCGAAAGGCGGGCTGACCATGAACCAGAACTACGGCGTGCCGGCCGAGCAGTTGATCGCCGCGAAGCCCGATCTGGTGGTGTCTCCCTATGCCGGCGGTTTCGACAGCAAGTCGGGCTTCGCCACCCGCGAGGAGCTGGCCAAGCTCGGTATCCGCACGATCGTCACCCCCGCCAACTGCGCCAACGGCAACCCGGAGGCCACCGCGGCGGAGAAGCAGTTCTACAACAAGGCGGGGGTGACCACCAGCTTCGACTTCCTGAACCTCCTGGGCAGGATCTTCGATGTCCCGGACAAGGCGGCGTCGGTCGTGTCCGGCGAGAAGGCGACGCTGGCGCGGGTGGCCAAGGCGGTCGCGCCCGACAAGGACGTGCGGGGCCTGATCGCCGGGCCCGGGGCGACGCCCGATGCTCCGTACGTGTGGACCGGAGGTGTCTTCGACGACGTGCTTCGCCGGGCCGGAGTGACCAACGCGTTCGCCGGTCAGCCTCGCGAGGCGACCATCAGCGCGGAGCAGCTCGCGAAGGCCGATGTGGGCATCCTCGTGCTCTTCGTCGACGGCAGCGTGGACGCGCCGTCCGCCGCGGCCAGGATCTTCGCCGAGCATCCGCTCTGGGCGGCGTCGAAGGCGAAGCGGTACGTCGTGGTCCACGACGGGATGTACTTCGGACCGGCAGCCGTCGACGGCGTGGAGAAGGTCGCCCGTGCGGCCCATCCTGATGCGTTCTGA
- a CDS encoding integrase core domain-containing protein, whose translation MAEALNGTFKAELIEMQGPWKDIDQVERAIFQWITWYNEERLHSALDYVPPAEHEQGYWRRQEPVPQSA comes from the coding sequence ATGGCCGAGGCCCTGAACGGCACGTTCAAGGCCGAGTTGATCGAGATGCAAGGCCCCTGGAAGGACATCGACCAGGTCGAACGGGCGATCTTCCAGTGGATCACCTGGTACAACGAGGAACGGCTCCACTCCGCACTCGACTACGTGCCGCCCGCCGAGCACGAACAGGGCTACTGGCGACGCCAGGAACCAGTCCCACAGTCTGCCTGA
- a CDS encoding DDE-type integrase/transposase/recombinase codes for MTYVRTWSGWAYVAFVLDVYSRMIVGWQVANHMRTELPLDALEMALWRRRITKDSGLVHHSDRLNSPDTYQFGTPTGSPTSALPPPSGPSPTAATTPWPRP; via the coding sequence ATCACGTATGTCCGCACCTGGTCGGGCTGGGCGTATGTGGCGTTCGTCCTGGACGTGTACTCCCGGATGATCGTCGGCTGGCAGGTCGCGAACCACATGCGGACCGAACTCCCGCTGGACGCACTGGAGATGGCCCTGTGGAGGCGGAGGATCACGAAGGACTCCGGCCTCGTCCATCACAGCGACCGGTTGAACTCGCCCGATACGTATCAATTCGGTACACCGACCGGCTCGCCGACCTCGGCGCTTCCGCCTCCGTCGGGTCCGTCGCCGACAGCTGCGACAACGCCATGGCCGAGGCCCTGA
- a CDS encoding IS3 family transposase, whose translation MIGHLRGRGLGVDPVCRVLQLSPSTYVARKERPKPARRLRDERLMPLIERVHAESGGTYGARRITRALGRKGHEVARCTVERLMAEFGLEGAIRGRRRRTTVPEPSAPRPPDLVDRDFTASRPDQL comes from the coding sequence GTGATCGGCCACCTGCGTGGCAGAGGTCTCGGGGTCGATCCCGTCTGCCGGGTTCTTCAGCTGTCGCCATCGACGTACGTCGCCCGCAAGGAGCGGCCGAAGCCGGCCCGTCGGCTCCGCGACGAACGGCTCATGCCGCTGATCGAGCGGGTCCACGCGGAGTCGGGTGGCACGTACGGTGCCCGCCGGATCACCCGCGCGCTCGGGCGCAAGGGCCACGAGGTGGCCCGCTGCACCGTCGAGCGGCTGATGGCCGAGTTTGGACTGGAGGGCGCGATCCGTGGACGGCGGCGTCGCACGACAGTTCCGGAGCCGTCGGCGCCGCGCCCGCCGGACCTGGTCGACCGGGACTTCACCGCGAGCCGGCCGGACCAGCTGTGA
- a CDS encoding transposase, which translates to MADGGATSTAPESAVVIGIDAAWQSGWLALVAVGQGHGGGGAQAHQAFQTGRHDLRPPPDRAHICSSKAGAAPSGSSGQSDGRSAFGIAHVAKDLGIHKGALRGWVRQAEADRGERDDRLTTTEQDELRQLRRENAELRRANEILKAASVFFAQETDCPRTRPSR; encoded by the coding sequence GTGGCCGACGGCGGGGCCACCAGTACCGCTCCGGAGAGCGCCGTAGTGATCGGAATCGACGCCGCTTGGCAGTCAGGATGGCTGGCTCTGGTCGCGGTGGGCCAGGGCCACGGCGGGGGCGGGGCCCAGGCTCACCAGGCGTTCCAGACCGGCCGTCATGACCTGCGCCCACCTCCGGACCGTGCCCACATCTGTTCCTCGAAGGCGGGGGCGGCCCCGTCCGGATCTTCCGGGCAGAGCGATGGACGCAGCGCGTTCGGTATCGCGCACGTCGCGAAGGATCTGGGTATCCACAAGGGGGCCCTGCGCGGCTGGGTCCGCCAGGCCGAGGCCGACCGCGGTGAGCGTGACGACCGGTTGACCACCACCGAGCAGGACGAGCTCAGGCAACTCCGCCGGGAGAATGCCGAGTTGAGGCGGGCGAACGAGATCCTCAAGGCAGCCTCGGTGTTTTTTGCTCAGGAGACCGACTGTCCCCGGACGAGGCCGAGCAGGTGA
- a CDS encoding gas vesicle protein K — protein MTAPRVDIDPDNAARDLVSLVLTVVELLRQLLERQAVRRIDQQDLTPDQEERLGTTLMLLDGAMTDLCTHHNLRREDLNLDLGPLGHLLPQENW, from the coding sequence GTGACCGCCCCCCGCGTCGACATCGACCCCGACAACGCGGCACGCGACCTGGTCTCCCTGGTCCTCACCGTGGTTGAACTCCTGCGCCAGCTCCTCGAACGGCAGGCCGTGCGGCGCATCGACCAGCAGGACCTGACTCCCGATCAGGAGGAACGACTCGGCACCACCCTCATGCTCCTCGACGGTGCCATGACCGATTTGTGCACCCACCACAACCTCCGCCGAGAAGACCTCAATCTCGACCTCGGCCCCCTGGGGCACCTGCTCCCGCAGGAGAACTGGTGA
- a CDS encoding gas vesicle protein, with protein MTSGTGVVPWQGPDSGAPLGVPLVDLLDRVLATGIVISGDLVIAIADVPLIRLSLHALLASVSERVPAPWNDGGPL; from the coding sequence ATGACATCCGGGACCGGCGTCGTTCCGTGGCAGGGCCCGGACAGCGGCGCACCGCTGGGCGTGCCGCTCGTCGACCTGCTCGACCGGGTTCTGGCCACCGGCATCGTCATCAGCGGTGACCTCGTCATCGCCATCGCCGACGTCCCACTGATCCGCCTGTCCCTCCACGCCCTGCTCGCCTCGGTCAGCGAACGCGTCCCGGCCCCCTGGAACGACGGAGGTCCGCTGTGA
- a CDS encoding GvpL/GvpF family gas vesicle protein translates to MSATPAWAPAVCPDGTTAMCVFAVRGNPDPTGLVGVRGHSGGSPLRLLELPGSLWAVVQSVPAEDFTEEALRQRLSDPAALEACARAHHAVVTAAAADGPVVPLPLATLFTDPNRAVATLDEQRTHFLAVLDRVAGRSEWAVKVHVRQVGDDSGRCGTDPDRAAPGGGLAYLNRVRARERDRHARQEAVGRAAQHVYDTSAAFAVAAVRRRPHGADITGRDRTQVLNAAFLVESTRAADLVTAIRAMDDTFEGLDVETEVSGPWVPYSFTGEDDS, encoded by the coding sequence GTGAGCGCCACACCGGCGTGGGCCCCTGCGGTGTGTCCCGACGGCACGACGGCCATGTGCGTGTTCGCGGTCCGCGGCAACCCCGATCCGACCGGGCTTGTCGGCGTCCGCGGACACTCTGGGGGCAGCCCCCTGCGTCTGCTGGAGTTGCCCGGCTCCCTGTGGGCCGTCGTGCAGAGCGTTCCCGCCGAGGACTTCACCGAGGAAGCGCTACGGCAGCGGCTCTCCGATCCGGCGGCCCTGGAGGCATGTGCGCGCGCCCACCACGCCGTCGTCACGGCGGCCGCCGCGGACGGTCCGGTCGTTCCGCTGCCGCTCGCCACCCTGTTCACGGACCCGAACCGGGCCGTAGCCACTCTGGATGAGCAGCGCACGCACTTCCTCGCCGTACTGGACCGTGTGGCGGGCCGCTCCGAGTGGGCTGTCAAAGTCCATGTGCGGCAGGTCGGCGATGACAGCGGCCGCTGCGGTACCGACCCGGACAGGGCCGCCCCCGGTGGGGGCTTGGCCTACCTGAACCGGGTACGTGCCCGGGAGCGTGACCGCCACGCCCGGCAGGAAGCCGTCGGGCGGGCGGCGCAGCACGTCTACGACACCTCAGCCGCCTTCGCCGTCGCCGCCGTACGCCGACGGCCCCACGGCGCCGACATCACTGGCCGTGACCGGACCCAAGTACTCAATGCGGCCTTCCTCGTCGAGAGCACGCGCGCCGCCGACCTGGTCACGGCAATCCGAGCGATGGACGACACCTTCGAAGGCTTGGACGTGGAAACCGAGGTGTCAGGTCCCTGGGTGCCTTACTCCTTCACCGGCGAAGACGACTCATGA
- a CDS encoding gas vesicle protein — MTGFDFPTEVTPYNPPPSTANLADILERILDKGIVIAGDIKIELLDIELLTIRLRLFISSVETAKKAGIDWWETDPALSSRAAENALSRENQELRDRLAQLESQPALAPKRRRPKENA, encoded by the coding sequence ATGACAGGATTCGACTTCCCCACTGAGGTGACCCCCTACAACCCTCCTCCGTCGACGGCGAACCTGGCGGACATCCTGGAGCGCATCCTCGACAAGGGCATCGTCATCGCCGGGGACATCAAGATCGAGCTCCTGGACATCGAACTGCTGACGATCCGGCTGAGGCTGTTCATCTCCTCGGTGGAGACAGCCAAGAAGGCCGGCATCGACTGGTGGGAGACCGACCCTGCTCTCTCCTCCCGCGCGGCCGAAAACGCACTCAGCCGGGAGAACCAGGAGCTGCGGGACAGGCTGGCCCAGCTGGAGAGCCAGCCGGCCCTCGCCCCCAAGCGCCGGCGGCCGAAGGAGAACGCGTGA